TTCTATTGATTTTGGTATGtttgattaaaaattttcttgaggTGATTCATATTTTTCCTAATTTCTGTTATAGTGTAATATATTTGTCTaatataaaactaaattttataagtttcaaatttattattcaaacttCTCATCTCTTAAAGGATAaagagattatcatgataattaaAACTCATCATGTCATTACAATGTTATcttaactaaaattaaaatgaaaccaaaGCAATAAAATATAGACTTTATAATAATGTATTCCTCAAAAAATTGGTAGGCACATTTAAATTCATAGCCTTGTAAATTGTGTTTGATACAAAATCAAATTCctatttccaaataaactaGTAAATAataacccaaaccaaaatccaaccaaagctataagagggagagagaagaatttGTGATGGGGAATTAAAAAAGCATAACaccaaaaaacttttttttttttaaagcgaAAATCATTAGCCTAAATTAGagttatgagagagagagagagagagagagagagagagagaaagagagagcactAGTATTTTTTGTATGAGAAGAATAGATTGAATGGGATAAATGATaccaaatttatacaaaataataataggaaaagaagagtaaaataatataagaaagaTAAAATGATGAAGGAAGTGTAATAACAAAGTAGAGAATATTGAGAAGATAAAGAAGTAAAGAGGGTAGAGAAAGGCTTGAGGAAGTGTAATAGTGTGAActaatagagagaaaaagattttttttttttttttaagaatagggagtagaaaagtttaaaaagaaaaataagatgtTGAAAATAAGTGGATGATGTAGCACAATGATAAAGCAGCATCCAGTTTATATATacgcacacacacactagtattactagtatgtaacccatgcaaatgcatggatgcatttaaaattaaacacaatttttattttgaaaatataaataatttgtcaaattattaaaaaaaagcatgTAAGTATGCAACGCATGTATAcgtatagatacatttaaagttaaacacaatttttatcataaatatataaataattagtaaaaaatttttaaaaaagtaaatgtaattagtcacatattaaaattcttacctaaatttaatactacttatgattatttttttttctaattttttaataagatagaacatgtggtgatctttgttgtgtgataatttttattgagtatatgtgattattttattttattttgtattttattaatattagattcttagtattttgcactcattaactcacttggcacaaagattaaaaaatttaagtggacATATGACACAAACTTAAGTAGATAATTATGGTGTGGtccccacataaatttagacccttggcacaaaattagattctaattttaaattctaatggAACTTTGTATAAGCTTtacctataaatatatatatatatatatatatatatatatatatatatatatatatatatatatatatatgcatgtgcGATGCATGACTTAATCAAGAATTATgtgtaaattaatgaaaataaaaaattatttaattcaaattaaattgataataaaaaaagtaatcttttactctattttttaaagtaatcccttactttaagttatataatgaatgcatattgtgtaagattaagttttatatatatataaaaaaaatcatatataattacaaaattaattgaatggaATGTGGTAGATAACTATGCAACTAATATAAAAGGAGAtgcctaaaaaaatataaagggagTTTGCATAATTCAAGCTCAAGTgcataattaattgaaaaaccttaaattcaataattaaaaaaaaattgaaagcatATTTAAGTGGTAACATCAATGTTATAGTTAAGAATTATGAACAACCCAAATtactaaacataaaaaaataaaagtagataAATTTACATaagaattgaatttttgttttcgAAAGTGAGGTAGGAGAAACTGAATTTCACcatatcaaaacaaaatgtgtaaatataaactttaagaaagttttttgagaaaaactcaATACCAAGAGTATTGTTActccctgaaaaaaaaaaaaaaaaagaataattaaaaaaaattgggaatttattttttgaagcgAAGAGAGAttgaatttgagagaaaaacaaataacCCTAAAAATGATAGATACTTGGatgttcaaaatattaataaaaaaaaatcatgaatgtGGCTTTATTATTTATAGTGACCTGAAAATCTAAAGATGGGAATCATCGTAAAATAAAACTATCATCCATAATCATTCCTATATTTatccaacaaacaaaatttcaactGTGAGgacccgaagacccgaagatTAACTGTGAAGCGTGGGGAGTAAAGGAGGGTAAAAGTTAAGAgcccgaggatgaagtgggTTGACCTCGAAAGGTACAAAAAGTAAATCGGTGATGTATTGGAGATATTGAAACTATCTGAGTCGAGGATAAGTAACTGTGAACGCtgcattgaatgttctacaCCAagctttctggccgcattgaataaagagtaccagctttatccgttacattaatgtggaggtgacccGAACAGTACAAGGCACAGACCAAGACCTTTtctccattaccgactacaagTGAATAGACAAGTGTCAATAAATGAGGTTGATTAGGTGAGAGATGAAGGGTTGAGATAACAAGggcaaggagtataaataggggAGGTGGAAACAGAGACAAAGGGGGTGGGAAAATAGATGAGGAGTTGTCATGTAAAGCTTGATGGTTTGAACCTATAATCAGAACGCCATTAACTTTGTTGTTTGatcattctctacaaattcattgttttgggccttgAATCATTGAACTTCCTTTACACTGTTGGGCTTGTGCTTGATTTtctgtccttacaattggcgccgtctgtgggaacaataGAATGAGACGTTCTGGTTTGAAGATAAATGGCAGAGGCAAATCAGGAAAAGGAAGAATCAGTGGGTTCGCAAAGGGAAAACCAAACTATAAACATACAACGCAGAGATGGTAAGCAACACACCCTAAGTGTGGTGGTAGAATCTTATCATAGTGATCGAATAGGTGGACGACGATCACATACTAAGGATCAAATTCCTCGTGATGATGTGTTGCAAAACATGCAATCAGAGATTGATTTTCTGTGCAAACGCCTGGAGCAGAGGAAACGTGGTAGGAGGAGCCCATCTTACTCATCCAGTGATAGTTCCGAGGAAAGACGAGGAGGGGATAATCGTCAGGCATCTAAGTCCCTTCCTAGTGAGTCCTGTTTTGTTACTTCTTCTACTAGCCAGGCAAAGAGAGGAGGGGAGACGCGTGGTGGGGAATGGTCATATCAAGATACGAGGAATGATGCAATAAGTAAAGCCCTGAGGCAAATCTCTAAATCCCCTTTCATGGCTCGGATAAATAAGGCAAAGCTCCCCCATAGGTTTTCTCAACCTatatttaccatttataatggcaggacTGATCCTGTAGAACATGTTAGCCATTTTAATCAGAAGATGACAGTTTATTCAAATAATGAAGcgttgatgtgtaaagtctttcCTTTCAGTCTGGAGCCAGTGGCCATGCGGTGGTTTAATGCTTTGGAGGAAGGTTCCTTAAAGTCCTTTGAAGAGTTGATAAGGGCATTCGGTGCTCGGTTCATTACATGTAGTAGGGTCCCTAAGCCTTTGGATGCACTACTATCTATGGCAATGAGGGAAGGAGAAATGCTCAAAACTTATTCAGATCGGTATTAGGAGacatataatgaaattgatggagatGTTGAAGATATGGCTGTGAGGACTTTTAAGGTTGGGCTCCCTACTGAGCACGGGCTGAGGAAGTCCTTGATAATGAAAGTAGCTATAGATATGTGCCAGCTTATGGACCGTATAGACAAGTATAAACGAGTCGAGGAGGATCAGATTCAAAGCAAAGGAAAGACAAAACTATTTCTGGAGAAGAAAGATCTTCGGGGGATGGGGTATCAAGGCAATCATCCTAGGCGAGATTTCCCAAGTCATCCATTGCCTGCTGAGACCCCTCTGGTTAATTCACCGTTCAAGGAACCCATACAccaaatattggagaaaatacGAAATGAACCATATTTTAGATTGCCTAAtaaaatgagtggagatgcatcctTAAGAAACCAAAGTCTTCATTGTCATTATCATCAAGATAAGGGACATACCACGGAAGAATGTAGGGTGTTGCGTGATCATTTGAACCAATTGGCTAGGGCGGGAAAGCTCAATCATTTCTTGTCTCGGCCGGATGGGAAATTTGGGCATCAGGGGATGAGAATGTATCGTGGAAATACTCCCCGACCAGCTTTAGGCACCACTAATGTCATTTTGGCACAACCGAGAAGGGGAGCCGAGGAACCTTCTTGGGTCATGTCCGTGCATAATGGTTTTGGGAATGAGGTCGTGGAGGGGAGCAACCAATTGGCAAAAAGGATGAGGTTCTCAACAACTCCAATGTTGGGTTTTTCTGAAAAAGATAAGGAAGGAATATgccaaccacatgatgatgctttggtaGTAACTATACGAATCGGGTGATATGATGTGAAAcgagtcttggtggatgatggaaaTGGAGCGAAAATTATGTATCCTGACTTGTTtaatggtttaaatttgaaagacGAGGACTTGGAGAAATATGATTCACCATTAGTAGGCTTTGATGGGAAACCAGTGATTCCGTAGGGGATGATAAGGTTACCCGTACAAGTTGAGGATGCAGAGGTCCAGGTTAACTTCATAGTAGTCAAGGCGTATTCACCTTACACGGCTATATTGGCTAGGCCATGGCTCCATGCCATGGGGGCAGTTTCATCAACTTTGCACGTAAAGGTGAAGTATCCCATCCGGGGAAGGGTGGGAGTGTTACACGGCAGTCAGTCAGTAGCCAGGCAGTGTGTAATGTCTGCAATTGTTAGAACAGGTGAAAATTCTGAAATGGGGGCAACTCAGAAAACTTTATAGCAATTAAAGAAATCTGCTCGGGGGCTGGGTATTGATTTGGATGGAGATTCTGCTGAAGAGCTGGACAGGGTATTTATAGGGGAGGATAAGGAGAGATATTTCCAAGTAGGATCCTAGTTGCCTGCGTTGGAAAAGGTGGAATTAGTTAAGTTCTTGAAGGATAccattgatgtttttgcctggaCGACATATGATGTCCCGGGAATTGATCCAGAGTTCATCTGTCATTATCTGAACGTTAGTCCCAAGGCAGTGCCCCGCAAGCAGCCTCCTCGACGTGCATCTCAAGAGCATGCCGAGGCTGTAAAAGAAGAGGTCAATAAGTTAAAACAAGCAGGGGCAATTAAGGAGattttttatcctgaatggctTGCTAACACTGTAgtggttaagaagaagaacgggaagtggagagtttgagTTTCACTTATCTGAACAAGGTATGTCCAAAGGATCCTTTCCCTATTCTGAgaattgatcaactggtggatgcaactgttgggcatccttggatgagtttcctagatgcttttcaaggttatcatcaGATACTTTTGTCattgggtgatcaggagaaaacaGCTTTTCGTGCTCTTAATGGAAATTATTATTATcgagtaatgccttttggtctcaAGAATGCTGGATCCacctatcaaagaatggtgactagaatgtttgaattgcagTTGAGGCGTAATATGGAGGCgtatattgatgatatggtaATTAAAAGCAAGAGGGTAGGAGACCATTTGATGGACTTGGAAGAAATCTTCTATGTCCTTAGGAAGTATAAATTGCGTTTGAAtgcttccaagtgttcttttggagtAAGTTCAGGAAAGTTTCTTGGGTATATGATAACACATAATCCTAAGGAGGTACAGAGGTTGACTGGTATGGTAGCGGCATTGAATCGGTTTATTTCACAATTAGTAGACAAGTGTCCACCTTTTTATCACCTTTTGCATAAATGGAGAGATTTTCAATGGACTAATGAGTGTGACTTggcttttgaggatttaaagCAATATTTGGCGAATCCGCCAATATTATCAAGACCAGAGAAGGAAGAGGTGTTATATGCCTATTTGGCAGTTACAGATTATGCTGTAAGTCTTGACCTAGTACGGAATGACGATAGAATTCAAAAGTTGGTGTATTACATTAGTAAATCTTTGCAAGAGGCAGAAAAACGGTATCTACCCCTGGAAAGGGCTATGCTAGCCATCGTGCATGCAACAAGAAAGCTTCTCCATTATTTTCAAGCCCACACGGTAGTCGTACTTACCCAATTGCCTTTACAAGCTCTCATGAGGAAGTCAAATTACACTGGTCGCGTGGCTAAGTGGGGAACGAGGCTTGGAGCCTATGATGTTAAGTATATGCCCCGGATAGCTATCAAAGGACAGATTCTTGCCAATTTCGTGGCAAAATTTACGGAGGGCGACGTTAAGCAAGAAGATGTCATGCCAGCCGTGATGTTTATTGGGCTCGGGTGTGTTCTCCTTTAGGAAGTTTATACGGATGGGGCATCTAACCGAAAGGGGGCAAGGATTGGGATTGTGTTGATCACCCCTGAGAGGTTAGTCATGGAAAAGTCATTACGGCTGGGATTTGTAGCtgctaacaatgaggccgagtataaAGCTCTTTTGGCAGGTGCTCAAATGGTTAGGCACTTGGGAGGAGAAATGGTCGAGTTCTATTGTGATTCTAGGTTAATTGTTGGACAAATTAATGGAGAAATTGAGGCAAGAGATGAGAGGATGAAGAAATATCTCCACAGAGTTAAAGGGGTGTTAGGcatgtttaaaaattttaaagtgaGAAAAATTCCAAGAGGGCAAAATGCTTATGTTGATTCATTGGCCATGCTAGCCACATCCTTGGGATCGAAGCTACCACGGATGGTAATGGTGGAGGATTTGATGAGTTCCAGTCTTGCTGACGCCCCGGCAGTTGGGATTCACAGCATTCATGTGGGGCTGAGTTGGATGGATCTGATTGTGGCCTTTTTAAAACATGGTTTGTTACCCGAGGATAGAGtggaagcagaaaaggtacggaGAAGTGCTCCCCATTATTGGCTTTTCGAGGAGCAGAAATAGTATAAACGTTCTTACTCGGGGCCATATCTGCTTTGCATACATCCTGAAGCTGTTGAGCCCATATTAGAGGAGTTGCATGAGGGAATATGTGGaagtcacactgggggaagatcgTTAGCCCACAGGGCCATGTcacaagggtattggtggccaaatatgcagaaaGCTTCCCAGGAGTATGCAAAGAAGTGTGATCAGTGTCAATGGTTTGcaccaaacattcatcaaccaggaGGAGTCTTAAATCCATTATCTAGTCCATGGCCGTTCGCTAAATGGGGCTTGGATATCGTCGGACCTTTTCCTAGGGCAGTTGGTAATAGAAGATGGCTCATTGTCGGCACAGActactttactaagtgggtggaagctgaACCACTAGCTAACATAAGGGACGCAAATGCTAAGAGgtttatctggaagaatattgttactcGTTTTGGAGTCCCGCATACTTTGATCTCCGGCAATGGACTTCAgtttgacagcaaggcttttCGTAGGTATTGTGGGGATCTGGGAATAAGGAATGGGTACTCAACACCGGCTTACCCTCAGGGAAATGGTCAAGCTGAGGCTACAAATAAGGTTATTTTGGCTGGGTTGAAGAAGAGATTAGATGATGCTAAAGGAAGGTGGGTAGAGGAGTTGCCTCATGTACTGTGGTCTTATCGCACTACTCCCCGAAGATCAACTGAcgagacacccttttcaatgacatATGGAATGAAGGCGGTAATCCCTTTGGAGTCAGGCTTCCCCATCTTGAGATTTGACCAATATAATATTGAGGGCAATCAGGGAATGCTATGCAATAGTTTAGATACTATTGAGGAAAGAAGAGAAGTAGCTAGTGTGAAGATGGGCAGTTACCAACAGAAACTCAAGCAAACATATGATAAAGGAGTGAAGCCGAGGCCCTTAGTGCCAGGAGATTTGGTTTTGAGAAAAGTGGTGGGAATAGCAAAGAATCCTGCCTAGAGCAAGCtagggcccaactgggaaggaccatatagAATCATGTCTGTAGTAGGTGTGGGGGCTTATCGTTTGGAGGATTTAGATGGAAAAACAGTCCATCGCCCCTGGAATGTACACAATTTAcgacgttattattattatataaaggGCCTTCTGTTATATAAGTTGTAggcttgttttattttattagtctaTGCTTCTTTATTGGCGTAATTTACttttaagtgttaagctgaccttagccttgttcggctcctcgggccacaagtctaagagaaattaacctGATGACAAAGCGttttaagtgttaagctgaccttagccttgttcggctcctcgggccacaagtccttagccttgttcggctcctcgggccacaagtccttagccttgttcggctcctcgggccacaagtctaagagaaattaacctGATGACAAAGCGttttaagtgttaagctgaccttagccttgttcggctcctcgggccacaagtctaaagaaaattaaaacagCAGAAAAAGTGACAAGGcattttaagtgttaagctgaCTTTagccttgttcggctcctcgggccacaagtctaagagaaatcaGTTTAACAAGAGAACGGCCAAGTGTTACGTTGAACTTAGTCTTTGTTTGGCTCCTCGGCTCACCGGTTTAAGGAAAATCAGCGTGAAGGTAAAATCTTCTAAGTGTAAAAGTCAATTTAGTTCATGATCAGTTTTTATATGTGAAATAGCTACAATCTTTAGGACTTATGATGTAATGTTTTGATtagt
This genomic stretch from Castanea sativa cultivar Marrone di Chiusa Pesio chromosome 1, ASM4071231v1 harbors:
- the LOC142624323 gene encoding uncharacterized protein LOC142624323; this encodes MAVRTFKVGLPTEHGLRKSLIMKVAIDMCQLMDRIDKYKRVEEDQIQSKGKTKLFLEKKDLRGMGYQGNHPRRDFPSHPLPAETPLVNSPFKEPIHQILEKIRNEPYFRLPNKMSGDASLRNQSLHCHYHQDKGHTTEECRVLRDHLNQLARAGKLNHFLSRPDGKFGHQGMRMYRGNTPRPALGTTNVILAQPRRGAEEPSWVMSVHNGFGNEVVEGSNQLAKRMRFSTTPMLGFSEKDKEGICQPHDDALVVTIRIG